In bacterium, the DNA window TGAAGTGGCGATAGCGACTACGAACAGAAATTTTATAGGAAGAATGGGACATCCTGAAAGTTATGTATATCTTTCCAATCCTGAAGTTGCTGCTGCAAGTGCTGTAAAGGGTAAAATATCTCATCCAGAGGAGGTATAAATGAAAGTAAAAGGAAAAGTATGGAAATTTGGAGACCATATAAATACAGATGATATAATTGCAGCAAGATATTTAAATACAACTGATGAAAAAGAACTTGCAAGTCATTGTTTTGAAGTAATAAGACCTGAATTTTCAAAAAATGTAAAAAAAGGAGATATTATTGTTGCTGGAGAAAATTTTGGCTGTGGTAGTAGTAGAGAGCATGCACCAATTTCAATTAAAGGATGTGGTGTTTCTGCTGTTATTGCTAAGAGTTTTGCAAGAATATTTTTCAGAAACTCAATAAATATAGGACTTCCTTTAATTGAACTTAAAGAGGTAGATGAAATAGAAGAAGGCGAAGAACTTGAAATTGATTTTGATGAAGGAATTATAAAAAATTTAAATACCGGAAAAACCTATAAATTTCAAAAATATCCTGAATTCTTGCAAAATATAATAAACAGTGGTGGATTAATGTCCCTCGCCAGAAAAACAGTTGAAAAAAAATGAAAATACTTGAAACAAATTTAAATTTTGAAATAGAAGAATTTAAAAAACCACTTGGATTTAAAGGAAAGTTTTTAAAAGGAGCGTGGCAGGTAATAACATATTTTAAAAGTGAGAATAATTTTTCTATAGGTCTTGGAACTCAAAGTGTTTTATGGTCTGATAATAATATCTTCAATGAAAACAGTGAAGCGGGTGGAAATGCATTGATGTTTGCCACAACTCAATATGCCATAAAACTATTAAAGAATAGAGAAATTGAAAATCCTGTAAAAATCTTAGAAGAAATTTTTGAAGATGTCCACAATTATGCCAAAAAAATAACAGCCAGAAAAGATTTAAGAGAAACATTTACTTTAAATTCTCTTGTTAGTGTTGATAATGCTTTATGGATTCTTTATGCTAAGGAAAAAAATATCTGTGATTTTCTGGAAATGATTCCTGAAGAATATCGTTTACCTTTGAAATACAGACATAAAAAAATTGCCTGCATTCCTTTAATTTCCTATGCTGTTTCAATTGAAGAAATAGAAAAAATGATAAAAGAGGGTTTTTTTGTCCTGAAAATTAAAATTGGTTCTGACCCTGATAATGATGGAGACAGGGAAAAAATGCTTAAATGGGATATGGAGAGAATAAAGAAAATTCATGAAAAATTCAAAAACTATGAAACCCCTTATACAGAAAATGGAAAATTACCCTATTATTTTGACGCAAATGGTAGATATGATTCAAAGGATAGATTAAAAAAATTAATAGATTTTATAGATAAAATCGGTGCACTTGAACAGGTAATAATAATAGAAGAACCATTTCCAGAAGAGTTAGAAATAGATGTTAAAGATATCCCTGTAAGAATTGTTGCCGACGAAAGTGCACATACTGATAAAGATGTTATAAAAAGAAGACAGATGGGATATAAAGGTGTTGCATTAAAACCAATTGCAAAAACTCTGAGCATGACTTTGAAAATTATAAATGAAGCGGAGAAAAATAATATTGATTATTTTTGTGCTGACCTTACTGTAAGCCCATTCATTGCGGAATGGAATAAGAATTTAGCAGTAAGAATAAAGTTATTTCCTGAATTAAAAATACCATTTTTTGAATCAAATGGATTTCAGTATTACAAAAACTGGGGAAAACTTTTAAAATATCATCCTTGTTATGGAAA includes these proteins:
- the leuD gene encoding 3-isopropylmalate dehydratase small subunit — translated: MKVKGKVWKFGDHINTDDIIAARYLNTTDEKELASHCFEVIRPEFSKNVKKGDIIVAGENFGCGSSREHAPISIKGCGVSAVIAKSFARIFFRNSINIGLPLIELKEVDEIEEGEELEIDFDEGIIKNLNTGKTYKFQKYPEFLQNIINSGGLMSLARKTVEKK
- a CDS encoding L-alanine-DL-glutamate epimerase — protein: MKILETNLNFEIEEFKKPLGFKGKFLKGAWQVITYFKSENNFSIGLGTQSVLWSDNNIFNENSEAGGNALMFATTQYAIKLLKNREIENPVKILEEIFEDVHNYAKKITARKDLRETFTLNSLVSVDNALWILYAKEKNICDFLEMIPEEYRLPLKYRHKKIACIPLISYAVSIEEIEKMIKEGFFVLKIKIGSDPDNDGDREKMLKWDMERIKKIHEKFKNYETPYTENGKLPYYFDANGRYDSKDRLKKLIDFIDKIGALEQVIIIEEPFPEELEIDVKDIPVRIVADESAHTDKDVIKRRQMGYKGVALKPIAKTLSMTLKIINEAEKNNIDYFCADLTVSPFIAEWNKNLAVRIKLFPELKIPFFESNGFQYYKNWGKLLKYHPCYGKKWISPENGIFNLDDEFYKLSGGIFETPKHYKNLVI